Proteins encoded in a region of the Plasmodium brasilianum strain Bolivian I chromosome Unknown PB_00_04, whole genome shotgun sequence genome:
- a CDS encoding STP1 protein, producing the protein MENCFTSNVYGLGSIAGTYLTTTKFRNVRKHVKEKTTYLKTETDNVNFRNGCLQLAQYLINEKSAPQYVQQGTWEEGLKKWLQSNYNGLTKYGGCPMILEQNDKDLLNISYQADDFCEQKKKYMKDLRLFLEKPNIYKCNDTFCETKCNEFKVWFQVNKKNFESQSDFIKNNYKCYSRKKVFPTKTCNVLNPNTFKNIPICIRINPDVREDTEPKIETEITKKENDPVTPEIPSNSEEKKSKETLSALRNQQSPEPQVQDKAPSAAIKETTVSRTDQYEVTSSTQSGISEPSTASNSSRTEIQSQTTLQPLAHKIPRVQQSTQAISPSHQSSFPSSKYVTIPEANNNLGRFKKKKKIKSRQVHFLRIQLPSPSEKKSEFLLHDYIQDPTYYDKGIVKNIKIYEHNLNKNISASKRKNRNKTIIEVHMEVLQNFKNEEWESNKIEFLEICLQELLDKNYGTSTNLANDKIVENTKNTSDFENKQILWNKWIERYGNVTEKLKKLEWFNNLKDEWKTEQAHLKTSEDLKTILSNENHKIPFMNYQKDMWRQWVSKKGKIIEQHLEHELFNGFEEEFQNIRDEYKNESLLSMEELENNQRHKKLKKYINIKLLKRLCILVLIMVLEECKKEEYIGNRESRMDSFINELITIENSDGISDITDNIYRDKGNVLEDGENLEIHGYKNKDCLIQDLEDWIREDDANLNSTDDKNIAENIIK; encoded by the exons ATGGAAAATTGTTTTACATCG AACGTTTATGGATTAGGTAGCATAGCAGGAACATACCTTACCACGACGAAGTTTAGAAATGTTAGAAAACAtgttaaagaaaaaacaacTTACTTAAAGACAGAGACAgataatgtaaattttaGAAATGGATGCTTACAATTGGCTCAGtatttaattaatgaaaagtCCGCACCACAATACGTTCAACAAGGTACATGGGAAGAAGGACTTAAGAAATGGCTTCAATCTAACTATAATGGTTTGACTAAATATGGAGGATGTCCTATGATTTTAGAGCAAAATGATAAAGATCTATTGAATATATCATATCAAGCAGATGATTTTtgtgaacaaaaaaaaaagtatatgaaAGATCTACGgctttttttggaaaaaccaaatatatataaatgtaatgaTACTTTTTGTGAAACTAAATGTAATGAATTTAAAGTATGGTTTCAagtaaataagaaaaattttgaGAGTCAAAGTGacttcattaaaaataattacaaatgTTATTCAAGAAAAAAGGTATTTCCAACAAAAACATGCAACGTACTTAATCCTaacacatttaaaaatattcccaTATGCATAAGAATTAATCCAGATGTAAGGGAAGATACAGAACCTAAAATAGAAActgaaattacaaaaaaagaaaatgatcCAGTAACACCTGAAATTCCATCTAATtctgaagaaaaaaagtcaAAAGAAACTCTGTCTGCACTCAGAAATCAACAGTCACCTGAACCCCAAGTTCAAGATAAAGCTCCATCAGCAGCTATAAAAGAAACTACAGTAAGTAGAACTGATCAGTATGAAGTTACATCCTCTACACAGTCTGGAATATCAGAACCTTCTACAGCTTCTAATTCTTCAAGAACAGAAATACAAAGCCAGACTACATTACAACCTCTAGCACATAAAATTCCAAGAGTACAACAAAGTACTCAAGCCATTTCTCCATCTCATCAAAGCTCATTTCCTTCCTCTAAATATGTAACTATTCCTGAAGCTAATAATAATCTAG ggagatttaaaaaaaaaaaaaagataaaaagtaGACAAGTGCATTTTCTGAGAATACAACTACCTTCACcttctgaaaaaaaaagtgagtTTTTATTACATGATTACATACAAGACCCAACATATTATGATAAAggaatagtaaaaaatataaaaatatatgaacacaatttgaacaaaaatataagtgcTTCAAAGCGAAAGAACAGGAACAAAACTATTATAGAAGTACATATGGAAGTacttcaaaattttaaaaatgaagaatgggaatctaataaaatagaattcTTGGAAATATGCCTACAAGAACTCttagataaaaattatggaaCAAGTACTAATTTAGCAAATGATAAAATAGTGgaaaatactaaaaataCTAGTGATTTTGAAAACAAACAAATTCTATGGAATAAATGGATAGAAAGATATGGAAATGTTactgaaaaattgaaaaaactAGAATGgtttaataatttgaaagATGAATGGAAAACAGAACAAGCTCACTTAAAAACAAGTGAAgatttaaaaacaatattgTCAAATGAAAATCATAAAATTCCTTTTATGAATTATCAAAAAGATATGTGGAGACAGTGGGTATCAAAAAAGGGTAAAATTATAGAACAACATTTGGAACATGAGTTGTTTAACGGGTTTGAAGAAGAATTCCAGAATATAAgagatgaatataaaaatgaatccCTATTAAGTATGGAAGAACTGGAGAACAATCAAcgtcataaaaaattaaagaaatatataaatataaaattgctAAAAAGGCTGTGTATACTCGTACTCATAATGGTATTAGAAGAATGCAAAAAAGAAGAGTATATAGGAAATAGGGAATCACGTATGGACAGCTTTATAAATGAATTGATTACAATAGAAAATTCAGACGGAATATCAGATATTACAGATAACATATATAGAGATAAAGGAAATGTTTTAGAAGATGGAGAAAATCTGGAAATTCAtggttataaaaataaagattgTCTTATACAGGATCTAGAAGATTGGATAAGAGAGGATGATGCAAATTTAAATTCCAcagatgataaaaatatagcagaaaatattattaaataa